TCGAAGAGATCCTCCTCGGCAACGACACGGCTTATGCTCCCTGCCAGATGCACTTGCCGGCAGTGTATGAAATCCAATCCAGCGCTTTGCAAAAGACTACTCACTCCCAAGTTGAAGATGGCCTTCAATTTGAGGACCTCCTCCACATCATGCGAACTCAGCCACACCCCGGGGGCAAGGCCAAAACGGAGTTCTCCCTGCTTCATCTCCAGCGCTTTGGCCACACGTGAAGCCCACGGCGTTTCCGGGGCTTGCCAATGCCCTTCGCCATCCAGGAGTGAGGCCCGCTTGAGTTGGGCAAGCAAGGACAGAACCCCTGAGCCGGATAACCCAGCCGGAAACTGCTGAGCGGGCTCGCCGGACAAACCGGCGGGGCCAAGCGCGAAACGGCTCCAGGCCTGTTCGGAAAAAACAGTGCCGCAGTCCAGCCCCACGCCTTCCAGCGCTGGTCCCAAGGGCAGACTGGTCGCCACCCAATGGGTCGCGTCCACAGCAAGGACCAATTCAGCGTTCGTTCCCAGATCGATATAGAGAAAGGGAAAGGCGAGGGAGGGATTTTGTGCAAAAAGGGCGCACAATCCGGCGCTGACATCCGGCCCGACAAACGATCCCAGAACGGGCGGAATATAGACATGGACCGGGGGGGAGCCCAAGACAGGGGAGTCGTCTTGAACAGGCAGGACATACGGAGGACGTGTGAGGGGAGATAGATCCCATCCGGCGAGGATACCGGTCATGACGGGATTGCCGACCAGGCAGACCGGGGCAGCGAATTCGGAGGCGACCTCAAAAAGGGCGCCAAGGCGCTTCCAGACCATGTCGGCGAGAAAGGCTTGATCCTGGGGGGAGTTCAATGCCCAATGCAGGCGGGAGACGACTTCCGCCCCCGCTCCCATCTGGGGATTGAAGATGCCGCCTATGTCAACCTGTTCCTGGCATTGCACGGCCCATTTCAGCTGGGTAGTGCCGATATCCAGAGCCACGGCCTCAGGAGAGGAGCACCGCGGTTGCGGGGTCAAAGCCCCTGAGGGAGCTGAATCAATCTGGACACGCCACCCGTTTTCCCCCACGAGATGGCGACAGGCAAGGCGCCATCCGTTCCCGATCTCTTCAGGGGGCAAGGCCTCCAACTCATCAGCTCCGGCCTCCGGAGTACGGCCCGCAAAGCGAACTCGGCAGTGGCCACAACGTCCCAATCCCGCACAAAGCGGTCGGTTTTGAAGCCAGCCATGCCGAAAGAGGGCCTGGGCCACGGTCTCGTCAGGCCTCGCCCGCAATGGTGTTTCTCGAGCCTGGCCCGCATCCTCTACAATGAGGCGAGAGAGAGCCATTCGCCCTCCTACCTGATCTCTAGCAATGGCTCGTCCGGTGCCATTGATCCGACACGGCCGATGGGGACGGCCATGTCTCCCCATTGTTCAAGGAAACGGCCAACCGCCTCCACCTGATCCTCCTTGACCGCCAAGACCATTCCCCCGGAAGTCTGGGCGTCAAAGATCAAGTCCGCGTGGAGGGTCTGCACATGGGGGGCGACAGCGACCAATGCTGCACAATAATGTTTGTTCGCGTAGCTCCCGGCTGGAAGGAGCCCCATGCCCGCAAGTTCCAAAGCGGTGTCGAGATACGGCACACTGTCACTGTCGATCTCGATACAAACCTTGGAGGCCCTGGCCATTTCCAGGAGATGCCCGCCAAGGCCAAATCCGGTCACATCCGTCGCTCCACGGAGGCCAAATTCCTGAATGGCTCGACCGGGTCCGGCGTTGAGTCGACCAGCCCATTTCAGCAATGTTTCTTCCATCGCCTCATACCCGGCCCAATTGGCTTTGACCGCTGTGGCCAAGACGCCGGTCCCAAGCGGTTTGCTCAACAGCAGGACATCGCCAGGCACGAGACCGGCGTTTGAGGCCAAGCGGTCCGGATCGAC
The sequence above is drawn from the Desulfohalobium retbaense DSM 5692 genome and encodes:
- a CDS encoding ASKHA domain-containing protein; translation: MALSRLIVEDAGQARETPLRARPDETVAQALFRHGWLQNRPLCAGLGRCGHCRVRFAGRTPEAGADELEALPPEEIGNGWRLACRHLVGENGWRVQIDSAPSGALTPQPRCSSPEAVALDIGTTQLKWAVQCQEQVDIGGIFNPQMGAGAEVVSRLHWALNSPQDQAFLADMVWKRLGALFEVASEFAAPVCLVGNPVMTGILAGWDLSPLTRPPYVLPVQDDSPVLGSPPVHVYIPPVLGSFVGPDVSAGLCALFAQNPSLAFPFLYIDLGTNAELVLAVDATHWVATSLPLGPALEGVGLDCGTVFSEQAWSRFALGPAGLSGEPAQQFPAGLSGSGVLSLLAQLKRASLLDGEGHWQAPETPWASRVAKALEMKQGELRFGLAPGVWLSSHDVEEVLKLKAIFNLGVSSLLQSAGLDFIHCRQVHLAGSISRVVAEEDLFELGFFPRFWRGRVLGHGNLALDGGLLLAQQKTWREWIAERAAQVRLVELARHTGGPHGFTRAMRFDFVVPK
- the selD gene encoding selenide, water dikinase SelD, with amino-acid sequence MPMNDLVSRVKASGUAAKLAPGDLEAVLQGLDIPQDSRLLTASDTCEDAAVLRFPDGKALVQSVDFFTPIVNDPYAFGRIAAANALSDIYAMGADPLSAMNIVCFPVKAMDKQVLTDVLKGGLDAVREAGAVLGGGHSVQDEELKYGLAVNGYVDPDRLASNAGLVPGDVLLLSKPLGTGVLATAVKANWAGYEAMEETLLKWAGRLNAGPGRAIQEFGLRGATDVTGFGLGGHLLEMARASKVCIEIDSDSVPYLDTALELAGMGLLPAGSYANKHYCAALVAVAPHVQTLHADLIFDAQTSGGMVLAVKEDQVEAVGRFLEQWGDMAVPIGRVGSMAPDEPLLEIR